From Montipora foliosa isolate CH-2021 chromosome 6, ASM3666993v2, whole genome shotgun sequence, a single genomic window includes:
- the LOC138005658 gene encoding uncharacterized protein yields MPLPLKSDNVCLANNRQLAVKRWNQLNAKFKKNPKFFTDYQTFIRDLTSQCAERVPADRLEVQDSKVNYNPHTGVYHPKKTGQIRAVFDCSAQYIGGSFNDYLLQSPDFMNDLFGILCRFRQESVALRTDVKSMFHQFVIWEKHRDLLRFFWWLNGDLSKELAEYRMKAHLFSASSSPACAHVGIRRAADNDEEKFGVDAPTFIRKNFYVDDGLKSVPTVTEAIHLF; encoded by the coding sequence ATGCCACTTCCCTTGAAGTCTGACAATGTGTGTCTTGCCAACAACCGTCAGCTTGCTGTAAAAAGATGGAACCAACTGAAtgcaaaattcaaaaagaaTCCGAAGTTCTTCACAGACTACCAGACCTTTATAAGGGACCTAACTTCTCAATGTGCAGAAAGAGTCCCTGCTGATCGTCTTGAAGTACAAGATAGCAAAGTTAACTATAATCCTCATACAGGAGTCTACCATCCCAAGAAAACAGGACAGATACGCGCAGTATTTGACTGTTCAGCGCAGTACATTGGTGGCAGCTTCAATGACTACCTGCTGCAAAGTCCTGATTTTATGAATGATCTTTTCGGGATCCTGTGTCGTTTTCGCCAAGAAAGTGTTGCCTTAAGGACGGACGTAAAGAGCATGTTTCATCAGTTTGTGATCTGGGAAAAACATAGAGACCTATTGCGTTTCTTTTGGTGGCTGAACGGAGACCTGTCAAAAGAATTAGCTGAATACCGTATGAAAGCTCATCTGTTCAGCGCCAGCAGCTCCCCAGCTTGTGCGCATGTTGGGATCAGACGAGCAGCAGATAATGATGAAGAAAAATTCGGTGTCGATGCACCTACATTCATACGCAAGAATTTCTATGTAGATGATGGGCTTAAATCTGTGCCAACCGTTACTGAAGCCATACATCTCTTCTGA
- the LOC138005657 gene encoding leucine-rich repeat-containing protein 71-like, which produces MVAVTSIESHLQRTKSRKRKRPKKVASTEAVSKGQGKGKKTSSIKGDKKQQQPEQEQPEAVEFPNPLLEIPLKEENGEIIIPGNRALINVNLSRNKVGVTGVEAFLISIQRQAEVTSSSGKPTGLMRFSLSRNLFSPENPSYQRLMELMQTRDPFYKPPQPSPVDETTAGSTKEEA; this is translated from the exons atggttGCTGTGACGTCAATTGAAAGCCATCTACA GAGAACAAAAAGCAGGAAACGGAAAAGGCCAAAAAAAG TTGCTTCAACCGAAGCTGTCAGTAAAGGTCAGGGAAAGGGAAAGAAAACCAGTTCGATTAAAGGAGATAAAAAACAACAGCAACCCGAGCAAGAG CAACCAGAAGCTGTAGAATTTCCAAATCCGTTACTTGAAATTCCCCTCAAAGAAGAAAATGGCGAAATTATTATTCCTGGAAACAGAGCCCTTATCAACGTAAATTTGTCTA GGAATAAAGTAGGTGTCACAGGTGTGGAAGCTTTTCTCATCTCGATACAAAGGCAAGCAGAGGTGACGTCCTCCTCTGGTAAACCAACAGGCCTCATGAGATTTTCATTAAGT AGAAATCTGTTTTCCCCTGAAAACCCATCTTATCAGCGGTTAATGGAACTCATGCAAACGCGGGACCCATTTTACAAACCACCACAGCCAAGCCCAGTGGATGAGACAACCGCTGGCTCAACCAAG GAAGAGGCTTGA
- the LOC138007527 gene encoding methanethiol oxidase-like, which yields MKNEPIEKGEQYGITSFLLNKVRLNWIFTTSHCSNEMASGGHCSCGPGYATPLDAMRGPREQIVYLPCIRNNTGVDKPDYLATVDVNPRSPTYSQVIHRLPVPYKGDELHHSGWNACSSCFDDSSKKRNRLIMPSLISSRIYIFDVETDPRAPRIHKIISPEEVAQKTGLGYPHTTHCLANGEVMISSLGKANGDGEGGFIILDGKTFDVKGRWESGQPAPMGYDFWYQPRFNVMISTEWGEPKALIDGFKLEDVEKGKYGSRLHVWDWTSHTLKQTIDLGVGTVPLEIRFLHDPDKPQGYTGCALSSTIVRFFLNEVETWSAETVIRIPPKRVEGWALPDMPGLITDILISLDDKFLYFSNWLHGDLRQYDITDPKNPRLAAQLFIGGSIVSDGPVKVIQDSELSGQPAPCYVKGKRVEGGPQMIQLSLDGKRLYVTTSLYSAWDNQFYPNLAKKGAMLLQVDVDSVNGGLTLNPDFCVDFGDEPDGPSLAHEVRYPGGDCSSDIWLANTDPSKL from the exons ATGAAAAACGAGCCAATCGAAAAGGGTGAACAATACGGGATTACTTCATTTCTGTTGAACAAAGTTCGTCTCAACTGGATTTTTACCACATCGCATTGTTCGAATGAAATGGCGAGTGGAG GTCACTGCAGTTGCGGGCCGGGTTATGCCACACCACTGGACGCAATGAGAGGACCCAGAGAACAGATAGTTTACCTGCCTTGTATTCGCAACAACACTGGAGTGGACAAACCCGATTATCTTGCTACTGTGGACGTCAATCCTCGATCTCCAACGTATTCACAG GTCATTCATCGTCTGCCTGTTCCTTACAAGGGAGATGAGCTGCATCACAGTGGCTGGAATGCCTGCAGTAG ttgttttgatGACTCGAGTAAAAAACGCAATCGCCTGATCATGCCATCGTTGATTTCAAGTCGTATTTACATTTTTGATGTGGAAACAGACCCAAGAGCTCCACGGATACACAAG ATTATTTCACCAGAAGAGGTTGCTCAGAAAACTGGCCTTGGGTATCCACACACAACGCACTGTCTGGCAAATGGAGAGGTGATGATTAGCTCCTTGGGGAAAGCTAACGGTGACGGAGAAG gtGGTTTTATTATCCTCGATGGAAAGACATTTGACGTGAAAGGCCGTTGGGAGTCTGGGCAGCCTGCTCCCATGGGGTATGACTTTTGGTACCAGCCTCGTTTCAATGTGATGATCAGCACGGAGTGGGGAGAGCCTAAAGCTCTAATTGATGGCTTTAAATTAGAGGATGTTGAAAAGG GGAAGTATGGATCTCGATTGCACGTATGGGACTGGACCTCACACACCCTGAAGCAGACAATCGATTTAGGTGTCGGTACCGTGCCCCTCGAGATCAGATTTCTGCACGACCCTGATAAACCGCAAGGATACACGGGATGTGCGTTGAGCAGCACCATCGTTAGATTCTTTCTGAATGAG GTCGAAACTTGGAGTGCTGAGACGGTGATCAGAATTCCACCTAAAAGGGTTGAGGGCTGGGCCCTACCAGATATGCCAG gtCTTATAACAGATATTCTGATTTCACTGGATGACAAGTTCCTGTATTTCAGTAACTGGCTGCATGGTGATCTTAGACAGTATGACATTACAGATCCAAAGAACCCACGACTTGCTGCACAG CTGTTCATTGGTGGCAGTATTGTTAGCGACGGTCCAGTAAAGGTAATTCAGGACTCTGAGCTTAGTGGACAGCCTGCGCCATGTTACGTGAAGGGAAAGCGAGTGGAAGGAGGACCGCAGATGATTCAACTCAGTTTGGATGGAAAGCGGCTTTACGTTACAACATCTCTATACAGTGCGTGGGACAACCAGTTCTACCCAAATCTAGCAAA GAAAGGTGCCATGTTGCTTCAGGTAGACGTAGACTCCGTGAATGGCGGTCTTACGTTGAATCCTGATTTTTGCGTTGATTTTGGAGATGAACCTGACGGCCCCTCCCTTGCCCATGAAGTGCGTTATCCAGGCGGAGATTGCTCCTCTGACATATGGCTGGCAAACACCGACCCATCAAAACTGTAA